Proteins encoded together in one uncultured Desulfosarcina sp. window:
- a CDS encoding aminodeoxychorismate/anthranilate synthase component II: MATLLVIDNYDSFTYNLVQMFMCYDLSIRVHRSDRISLDQVARTKPDYLLISPGPKDPAHAGISKKVVRALYRTVPILGVCLGMQCINEVFGGRTVRSPAPTHGKTSLVFHHNEALFARMPSPFTAARYHSLAVEPASAALKQDLLITGQTEDGLVMGLSHRRFPLHGVQFHPESFLTQDGFSLVEAFLALGPLKAAMDKTIRPRPYTPWIPAESASQGAAEARAC, translated from the coding sequence GTGGCGACCCTGCTGGTGATCGACAACTACGATTCGTTTACCTACAACCTGGTGCAGATGTTCATGTGCTACGATCTGTCCATCCGGGTGCACCGGAGCGATCGTATCTCCCTGGACCAAGTTGCCCGGACGAAGCCGGACTATCTTCTCATCAGTCCGGGCCCCAAAGATCCGGCCCACGCCGGCATCTCCAAAAAGGTGGTTCGGGCCTTATATCGAACTGTCCCCATTTTGGGGGTCTGCCTGGGCATGCAGTGCATCAATGAGGTTTTCGGAGGGCGGACCGTTCGGTCCCCGGCGCCGACGCACGGTAAAACCAGCCTTGTTTTTCATCATAACGAGGCGCTGTTTGCCCGAATGCCTTCCCCGTTTACCGCCGCCCGCTATCACTCGCTTGCGGTTGAGCCCGCTTCTGCAGCCCTGAAGCAGGATCTTTTAATCACCGGGCAGACCGAGGACGGACTTGTCATGGGGCTCTCCCACAGACGCTTTCCCTTACACGGGGTCCAGTTCCATCCGGAAAGTTTTCTCACCCAGGATGGTTTTTCCCTGGTTGAGGCCTTTTTAGCGCTGGGGCCGTTGAAGGCTGCGATGGACAAAACGATCCGACCCCGGCCATACACCCCCTGGATTCCGGCTGAATCGGCAAGCCAGGGCGCAGCCGAAGCGAGGGCCTGTTGA